Below is a window of Candidatus Acidiferrales bacterium DNA.
CACGCCCGGCCACACTATCTTCACGCTTTCCGGCGACGTGCAGCGCGAAGGCCTCTACGAATTGCCCATGGGCACCACCATGCGTGAGCTCATCGAAAAATCCGGCGGCGGATTGAAACCCGGCCGCAAACTCAAGGCAATTTTTTCCGGCGTCGCCAGCGCGGGACTTTATCCCGAAGCCGTCGATACGCCGCTCGATTTCGGCTCCATGCGCAGCGCTGGCTCCGGCCTCGGCTCGGCCGGATTCATGGTTTACGACAATTCGAATTGCATGGTGCAAGTCGCGTATTGCTTTTCAAAATTCCTGTGGATCGAATCCTGCGGCCAGTGCCGCTCCTGCAAAGAAGGAACGCAAGAAGCGACCGAACGCCTCGAAAAACTAATCAATGGCACAGGCAACGAAATCGATGTCGAAGCCATTCTCCAGGCTTCTACCAACGCGCCGCGCGGCAATCGCTGCTTTCTGCCCACGGAACATTCGCTGATCATTCCCAGCATCGTGCACACATTCCAGCGCGAATTCGAAGAGCACTATAATCGCGGCTGCCAGAATTGCCGCGTGCCCGTGCTGCCGAAGATGCACGACTTTGACGAGCAAAAGCACGAATTCCACTACACGCACGGCCGTCTGACTCCCTGATCGAATTCCCGCGCATCGAGTTCACCGCGCCGAGGTGCATTCCAGTAAACTCGCCTGATATTTTTATCGCGTCGTTTCACACCGCAAGGCATCCTATTGGCAGCGATTTCGGCCCATTCCAACGAGGAGTATCCGACACATGAAACGCATTGCCTTGTTTGCGGCGATTTTTCTGGCCGTATTGGCCACCTCGGCAAACCCGCGCACGTTCCGGGGACAAATCATGGACAGCCAGTGCGCATATAACGTTCACTCAACGACCGCTTCGCACAAAGAGATGTCGCGAATCTACGGCGGACTGACCGCGCGGGACTGCACGATTATGTGCGTTGAAAAAAATGATGGCCGCTACGTGTTCTTGGACCGCGATGGCAAGACCGCGTACAAATTGTCTTCGGACCAGAACGATTTGAAACAGTACGCCGGAAAGAAAGTCGAAATTGCCGGCGAAGTCGGTCCGAAAAAAGATTTCATCAACGTAACGCATATCAAAGCGCTCGAATAACGACTCTGTACAATCGTGCGTGCGGTTCTGCACTCGCTCGCAGGCCGCGCGCAAGTTGCGTCGTTCCGCTGAACGCCATCAGTGTTCTCCCAGTGCGTACCGCACCACAGCGAGCGCGGCGATCACGGCTGTTTCCGTGCGGAGTATTTCGCGGCCTAGCGACGCCTCGCGAAATCCATTCTTCGACGCTGCTGCGAATTCCGCGTCTGTCCAGCCGCCTTCCGGACCAATCGCCAGGCAAATTTCCTGCTCATGCGCCCCCCATAAGACTTTTTGCAGCTGTGGCGCGTCCGGCCGCTCGGAGAGCAGAATTCTTGTTCCGCCGCCCGCTTCGCAGAAAGCGTCCTCGGAAGTTGCAATCGGCAGAAGTTCGGGCGGCCGCAGCCTTCGCGATTGCTGCGCCGACTCCAGCAGAATTTTTCGCCAGCGTTCTGCTCGCTTCCTCGCCGCCAGAATCAGCGCCTTTTCGCTGCGCACCGCTGCCAACGGAATGATCTTGCTCACGCACAGTTCCGTGGCTTTTTCCAGGCACCATTCCATGCGGTCGAATTTCACAATGGAGAGCAGGAGACTGATTTTCAATTCCGGCTCCACTGCGGCAATCGGCTCGACGAGCGAAAATTCGATCGCGCCATGCGTGCGTCCCGACGCGACTTTTTCGACGCGCGCAAGCCATACGGTCTTGCCGTCGCTCAATTCGTAAAGCTGCCCTGGCTCGGCGCGCAGGACGCGTCCCAGATGCTCCGCCGCTTCACCGCGAAGTTCGGCGCGCAGGCCCTCGAATTTGTCAACAAAGAATCGGCGGCGCATCTTGTTCTGGCAGGCTAGCTGAAGATGTCCTTCACTTTGTCGAAGAAGGACGAAGAGCGCTCGATGGGGCGATTTTCGACTTTGGCGACGCGATGCAACTGCTCGAAGATGGCCTTCTGCTCTTTGGTCAGCTTCGACGGAATCACGACGCGCACGTTGACGTAGAGATCGCCCTTGCCACCGTGAGGGTCGGGCAGGCCCTTGCCCTTCTTGCGGAAAAGCGTGCCGGGCTGCGTGCCTTCGGGAATGGTGAGCTTTTCCTCGTCATTCAGAGTGGGAATGGTGATTTCCGCGCCGAGCGCAGCTTGCGCAACAGTGATGGGAATATTGCAGTAGAGATCCGCGCCGCGGCGTTCGAAGAAGGAATGCTCCTTCACTTCGATGAAAACGTACAAATCGCCCGGCGGGCCGCCGTTCGTTCCTGGCTCGCCTTCGTTGCCGACGCGCAAGCGCATGCCGTTGTCGACGCCGGCGGGAATGGCGATTTCGATGGTGTGCGCGCGCTCGATGCGGCCCTGGCCGCGGCATTCCACGCAGCTTTCTTTGATGACTTTGCCTTCGCCGTGGCATGAGGGGCATGTGCGCGAGACGGCGAAAAATCCCTGCTGATAATGCAACTGACCGCGACCTTTGCAAGCCTCGCAAATCTCCATCTTTGTGCCGGGCTTCGCGCCAGTGCCGTGGCAGGCGGAGCAATTTTCCATGCGCGGGATTTTGATTTTGGTTTTCACGCCCGCAGCGGCATCTTCGAAGGAAAGTTTCAGGTCGTAACGCAAATCCGCGCCGCGCTGCGCCCGCGGACGTCCGCCGCGGCGCTGGCCGCCGCCTCCGCCCAAAATATCCTGGAAGCCGAAGATGTCGCCGAAGACGTCCTGAAACTGCTCGAAAATCGAGCCGAAGTTGCTGGAATCGAAGACCTGGCTGGTGACTCCGGCGTGGCCGTAGCGGTCGTACGCGGCGCGCTTCTGCGCGTCGGAGAGAACGCTATAGGCTCCGCTGGCTTCGCGAAACATATGTTCCGCTTCGGCTTTATTTTCGGGATTGCGGTCGGGATGGTACTTCAACGCCGCCTTGCGGTAGGCGCTCTTGATTTCCTCGGCGGTCGCGCTGCGGCTGACGCTGAGAATTTCGTAGTAATCCCTTTTCGTGCTCGATGGCATTGGTTGTCCCGTTTACGCCGGTTCCGATGATTTCAATACGGCGCTCAATTGGCTCGAGAATTAGATGCTGCTTCCTCGCCCTCCGGATTCGAAGCGACGCGCACCATCGCGGGCCGCAGCACCTTGCCGTGAAAGACGTAACCCGCCTGCAATTCTTCGAGGACTGCGCCATCCGGTTTTTCCGTGGTTTTGACGTGTTCGATGGCGTGATGGAAATTCGGATCGAAGGGCTTGCCTTCTGTCTCGATTTTTTGCAGGCCTTGCTTGGCGAGGACGTCGAACAATTGCCTGCGGATCAGTTGCACGCCTTTGCGAAATTCGTCGTGCGCCGCGTCGCGATGCGCGGCGATGGCGCGGTCGAAGCCATCGAGAACGGGCAGCAGATGCTCGATGAGCGTCTCCGCGCCGCGATGGCGATCCTGATGGCGCTCGCGGTCGATGCGCTTGCGGTAATTGTCGAAATCGGCCTGCAAACGCTGGAGCGTGTTTTTCAAATCAAGTTTCTCGGCGACCAAGCGCTCGATTTCGCGGTTGACGGCGGTTTCGAGCGGCGACGGACTGTCTTCGCTGGACGCGGGGTCATTCTTCGGATCCGCGGCGTCGCCGGCAGCTAGATGCTGATCTTTTTCCGAATTGTTTCGCCGGTTCACGACGACTTCTCCTTCTCCGAATCTTCCGAGAAAAATTGCGACATCAGCGCGACGACGGTGATCACGCGCTCGTAGTGCATGCGCATCGGGCCGAGAATGCCGACCGTTCCCTGCGCTCGCTCGCCCGGGCGGCCGGACTCGCCGCGCGTGTAGGGCGCGCTGACGAGCGCGAGATGCTTGCCTGCACTGGACATTTTTTCCACGCCAAGCTCGATGTGCACCGGCTCGGGCGTCTCGATGCAGCCGCTGAGCAATGCGAGCAGACGATCGCGCTCCTCGATGGCGCTGAGCAGTTCGCCGAGCTGCTCCTGATCTTGAAATTCCGGCGCCGTCGCAAACTGCGCTGCGCCGCCGATGTAGATCACGCGGTCGGAATCCTCAGCGAGCAATTTCGGATCGCACAACATCAGCGCGCTGCTGGCAAGTTTTTCGTAGCGCTCGCGGTCGCGTTTCAACTGCGCCT
It encodes the following:
- a CDS encoding RsmE family RNA methyltransferase, with the translated sequence MRRRFFVDKFEGLRAELRGEAAEHLGRVLRAEPGQLYELSDGKTVWLARVEKVASGRTHGAIEFSLVEPIAAVEPELKISLLLSIVKFDRMEWCLEKATELCVSKIIPLAAVRSEKALILAARKRAERWRKILLESAQQSRRLRPPELLPIATSEDAFCEAGGGTRILLSERPDAPQLQKVLWGAHEQEICLAIGPEGGWTDAEFAAASKNGFREASLGREILRTETAVIAALAVVRYALGEH
- the dnaJ gene encoding molecular chaperone DnaJ, which gives rise to MPSSTKRDYYEILSVSRSATAEEIKSAYRKAALKYHPDRNPENKAEAEHMFREASGAYSVLSDAQKRAAYDRYGHAGVTSQVFDSSNFGSIFEQFQDVFGDIFGFQDILGGGGGQRRGGRPRAQRGADLRYDLKLSFEDAAAGVKTKIKIPRMENCSACHGTGAKPGTKMEICEACKGRGQLHYQQGFFAVSRTCPSCHGEGKVIKESCVECRGQGRIERAHTIEIAIPAGVDNGMRLRVGNEGEPGTNGGPPGDLYVFIEVKEHSFFERRGADLYCNIPITVAQAALGAEITIPTLNDEEKLTIPEGTQPGTLFRKKGKGLPDPHGGKGDLYVNVRVVIPSKLTKEQKAIFEQLHRVAKVENRPIERSSSFFDKVKDIFS
- the grpE gene encoding nucleotide exchange factor GrpE encodes the protein MNRRNNSEKDQHLAAGDAADPKNDPASSEDSPSPLETAVNREIERLVAEKLDLKNTLQRLQADFDNYRKRIDRERHQDRHRGAETLIEHLLPVLDGFDRAIAAHRDAAHDEFRKGVQLIRRQLFDVLAKQGLQKIETEGKPFDPNFHHAIEHVKTTEKPDGAVLEELQAGYVFHGKVLRPAMVRVASNPEGEEAASNSRAN